The DNA sequence TGTCGCAGCAGCGAAAACCCCTCCACGCCCTGCGCGGCGGATTACTGCATCAACAGCATGGCGGACCTGGTGGCTCAGCATCAGCTGTCTTTACGACGCTGATTTTGTTAGAAGATTGTCTTACGAACGGCAGGCAAGAGGTATGCGATGGAAGGTTTAGCGAAACTGGACCGGATCGACATCAGCATTTTGGTAGAGCTTCAAAAAGACGGCCGCATGACCAACGTCAGCCTGGCCGATGCCGTGGGCCTGTCCGCCAGTCCATGCTTGCAACGGGTCAAACGGCTGGAGTCGTTGGGGTATATCTCCAGCTACAAGGCCCATCTGAACCTGGCCAAGATTACCGATTCGGTGACGGTTTTCACCGAGGTCACCTTGAGCGACCACAAGCGCGAGGACTTCGCCAAGTTCGAATCCAACATCCGCCTGGTGGATGAAGTGCTCGAGTGTCACCTGATCAGTGGCGGCTACGATTACCTGGTGCGCTTCATGACCCGCAGCATCCAGGATTACCAGGACGTCATGGAAAGCCTGCTGGACAAGAACATCGGTATTTCCAAGTACTTCAGCTACATCGTCATCAAATCCCCGGTGCGCAAGGACGAAATCCCGTTGCGTAAGCTCTTGCGGCATTGATCGAGGAGCGCGCGATTACGCGAGGCTCGCACCGTCATCACCTGCATGAAGCAGCGAACCCACCCGCTGACCGAGGTCGTTCAAACTGAACGGCTTGGTCAGGATCCGGGTGGTTGCGTCGACGCGAACCAGGCTTTCGCCTTCGGCAAAACCGGTGATGAACAACACTTTGAGCTGCGGATACCGGGCCTTCATTTCCTCTGCCAGGCTAATGCCGTTCATGGTTCCGGGCAGGCCGATGTCCGTCAGCAGCAAATCGATAGACCCCAGCTTATCCGCGTGCTTCAAGGCCGACACGCTGTCCAGCGCCTCGACGACCCGGTAACCGGTGTCGCTCAGGAACTCCGAAGCCATTTGGCGAATGGCGGCCTCGTCGTCGACCAGCAGGATGGTTTCGTTGCTGCCTGCTTGCAGTGACGTCGTCTCTTCCGATTGGGTGTGTTTAATGCCGGCAGGCGGCTGGTTGACCACCGGAAAATACATCGTCACCGTCGTGCCCACGCCGACACTGCTTTGAATCTTTACTTGCCCGCCGGACTGTTGGACAAACCCGTAGATCATCGACAGGCCCAAGCCGGATCCTTCGCCGATGCGCTTGGTAGTGAAGAACGGATCAAACACCCGGGACAGGATGTCGGCGCTGATCCCCGTGCCTGAGTCCATGACCGATATGTCTACGTATGGACCCGCTGGCAGGGTCTTTTCGCTGGAAGAACGTTCATTGATCTCGCAGCTTCGTACTTGCAGCTTCAGGGTTCCGCCGCCGGGCATGGCGTCCCGGGCGTTGATCGCCAGGTTCAGGAGCGCGTTTTCCAGGCCGTTCGGATCGCATCGGATCGGGTCGTTACCGCTGAAGGAGCACTCGACATGGATACTGGGGCCTACGGAGCGCCGGATCATTTCCTCAAGACTCGCCACCACCGTCCGTGGTTCGAACACTTCAGGCTGGAGTGATTGTTGCCTTGAGAACGCCAGCAGGCGCTGGGTCAAGGCGGCGGCACGGGTCGCCGAGGTCAGGGCTACGGAGTTGTAGCGCGACAGTCCCTCATAACGGTGACTGTCGATGTGCCGTTGCATCAGCTCCAGGCTGCCAGTGATGCCCGCCAGGAGATTGTTGAAGTCATGGGCGATACCACCAGTCAGTTGGCCGACCGCTTCCATTTTTTGACTTTGCCGCAATTTGGACTCGGCCAGGGCGCGCTCATGTTGTTCACGCTCAAGTTGCTCGGTGCGCTTGGCAATACGCTCTTCCAGCAGATCGTTCCAATCCCTCAGTGCGGCTTCCAACTGCACCCGTTCGTTGATGTCCTCAACGGTGCCATACCACTGTTCGCATTGCCCGGCAGAGTCCCGGCTACAAAGCGCCCGGATTCTGAACCAACGGTATTCACCGGTGTGTTTTCGCAAGCGGATCTGGGTGTCGAAAGGTTGCAGGGTCGTCAGTGAGCGCTTCCATAATCGGGCAAATGACATCCGGTCATCGGGGTGCGCCGCGTTCAGCCACTGGCGGCCGAGTGTCTGTGTGGAGGTCCGTCCGGTGTATTCATACCAGCGTTGATCCAGAGTCGTCACGGCGCCCTGGCTGTCGGCCGTCCAGGGCCAGAGCGGATTGAGCTCGGCGGCGATGCGGTAATGTCGTTCGCTTTCGCGCAGTCGTTCCTCAGACAGGCGCATGGCCTGCAAGGCATTGACCCGCCTTAATGCGGCACCGAGCAGGTTGCCGTAGCCGCGCAGAAAATCGATATCGCTCTCGCTAAATTGCCGAGGGCTGCGACTGTCGACTTCGAAAATCCCGAATGGGCGTGCCTCGGTCGCTCCGTAGACCAATACGTTAACGAATGCCTGGACCCCGTTGCGTATTTGAAAATCATGGTAGCGAAACCGGGTTTCTGTGGCGCGGTCGGTTGAGATGACCGGGCGGCTGGTACTGAGCGAATACCTTTCCGGGGTGCCCTCCAGGGCTTGCACACGGACTTTGCCGACAACGTCCGGCGTCCAGCCCACGCCGTTTCGCACGATGAAGGTAAGACCGTCGTCTTCCAGCAACATGAACTTCGCCAGATGAGTTTCGAGCGCGGCGCCCACCAGGCGACAGGCCTCATCCAGGATCTGCTCCAAGTCATCGGAAACCAGGGCCAGCTCACCGAACTCGGCAAGCACCTTGCGTTGGCGCAGTAACGTGTCTTCGATTGCCATGTGGGTCACCCCTTGAAACGTCCCTAAATATCCGAGGCCAGAGGGGCGGCGAGGTTCACACCAATCGATGACCGTTACTGCCAGGAAGCCGTTGGACGTGACAAGCGGCAACGCAAAAAGCCCTTCCGGAGAAGGGCTTTTTGGATGCGCTGGGTTTATTCCTGGAGGAACTTCAACAGATCCTGGTTAAGACGGTCCTTGTGGGTCTCAGTCAAGCCGTGCGGTGCACCGGCGTAGATGATGAGGCGGGCACCCTTGATCAGCGCCGCCGAGGCCCGGCCCGCTGCGTCGATGGGCACAATCTGATCGTCGTCGCCGTGGATGACCAGCGTCGGCACGTCGAACTTCTTCAGGTCGCCACGGAAGTCAGTGGCCGAGAATGCCGCGATCGAGTCATAGGTGTTCTTGCTGCCACCCTGCATGCCTTGCGCCCAGAAAGACTGGATCAGGCCTTGGGAGGGCTTGGCCCCCTTGCGGTTGTAGCCATAGAACGGGCCCGAGGCGATGTCCAGGTAAAGCTGCGAGCGATTCTCCAGGGACGCCTTGCGCAAGCCATCGAACACCTCCATCGGCAGGCCACCGGGGTTGGTGTCGGTCTTGAGCATCAGCGGTGGCACGGACGAGACCAGCACGGCCTTCTTCACCCGCGCGGTGCCGTGACGGCCGATGTAGCGCGCCACTTCACCGCCCCCCGTCGAGAAACCCACCAGGGTGACATCCTTGAGGTCCAGCGCTTCGATGACCGCCGCCAGGTCGTCGGCGTAGTGATCCATGTCGTTGCCTTCCCAAGGCTGACTGGAGCGACCGTGGCCGCGACGATCATGGGCGACCACGCGATAACCCTTCGAAGCGAGGAACATCATCTGCGCTTCCCAGCTGTCAGAGTCCAGCGGCCAACCGTGGCTGAAGGTCACCACCTGGCCATTCCTTGGACCCCAGTCCTTGTAGTAGAGCTGGACGCCGTCCTTGGTGGTGACATAGCTGGCGGACTGGACAACGCTGCCGACCGCGGACACGCTCGTACCGGCCTGGGCAGGTGACGCGGCCTCGGCGTTGAGGGTGGCGAGGGCCAGCGTAGCGACGGCCAGGGTGCGATTGAATGGGTTCATCGTTTCTCTCTCCATAAGGGGTGTAGTCTGCTGCGACCGTCATCGATCGCGTTGGTGGGCAGATTAGAGAGAGAGGCAGGGGACGAGAACGGCGGTGGTGTCGATAGCAACTATAGGGAAAACAGATACCTGCGTTTCGCTTCGCTGCAACCCAAGCGAGGTAAGTGTCTCCCCGATCTGTCACGTCAAACAACAATCCCGTGGCGAGGGAGCTTGCTCCCGCTGGGCTGCGCAGCAGCCCCAAACAGGCTGACGCAATCCTTCGACAGAGCGCGCCGGCCAATGCTCTCAGCGACGCCTTGGATTACGTCTTCGGACGCGGTGCGTTTGCGGCTGCAAAGTTATAATCGAACGGATTGAATATAGGGAGTCGACCATGGAGCCGCTGCACCTTGATGGCATCCCGGAATTTATCCTGGCTGTACAGCTGGAGAGTTTCACCGCCGCCGCCCTGCAGTTGGGCGTCACGAGTTCGGCTATTGGGAAAAGCGTGTCACGCCTGGAGAAGCGCCTGGGCGTGAAACTCTTGCACCGCACAACCCGAAAATTGAGCCTGACCAACGAAGGCGATGCCTATTTCGCTACCTGCCTGCGGGTCATGGAAGCACTCCAGGACACCGAGGGATTTCTCACCACGGGGCTGGTCGAGCCGCGGGGGAGGCTGCGCATTGATCTTCCGGCTGCCT is a window from the Pseudomonas brassicacearum genome containing:
- a CDS encoding alpha/beta fold hydrolase, with protein sequence MNPFNRTLAVATLALATLNAEAASPAQAGTSVSAVGSVVQSASYVTTKDGVQLYYKDWGPRNGQVVTFSHGWPLDSDSWEAQMMFLASKGYRVVAHDRRGHGRSSQPWEGNDMDHYADDLAAVIEALDLKDVTLVGFSTGGGEVARYIGRHGTARVKKAVLVSSVPPLMLKTDTNPGGLPMEVFDGLRKASLENRSQLYLDIASGPFYGYNRKGAKPSQGLIQSFWAQGMQGGSKNTYDSIAAFSATDFRGDLKKFDVPTLVIHGDDDQIVPIDAAGRASAALIKGARLIIYAGAPHGLTETHKDRLNQDLLKFLQE
- a CDS encoding Lrp/AsnC family transcriptional regulator; translated protein: MEGLAKLDRIDISILVELQKDGRMTNVSLADAVGLSASPCLQRVKRLESLGYISSYKAHLNLAKITDSVTVFTEVTLSDHKREDFAKFESNIRLVDEVLECHLISGGYDYLVRFMTRSIQDYQDVMESLLDKNIGISKYFSYIVIKSPVRKDEIPLRKLLRH
- a CDS encoding hybrid sensor histidine kinase/response regulator, with product MAIEDTLLRQRKVLAEFGELALVSDDLEQILDEACRLVGAALETHLAKFMLLEDDGLTFIVRNGVGWTPDVVGKVRVQALEGTPERYSLSTSRPVISTDRATETRFRYHDFQIRNGVQAFVNVLVYGATEARPFGIFEVDSRSPRQFSESDIDFLRGYGNLLGAALRRVNALQAMRLSEERLRESERHYRIAAELNPLWPWTADSQGAVTTLDQRWYEYTGRTSTQTLGRQWLNAAHPDDRMSFARLWKRSLTTLQPFDTQIRLRKHTGEYRWFRIRALCSRDSAGQCEQWYGTVEDINERVQLEAALRDWNDLLEERIAKRTEQLEREQHERALAESKLRQSQKMEAVGQLTGGIAHDFNNLLAGITGSLELMQRHIDSHRYEGLSRYNSVALTSATRAAALTQRLLAFSRQQSLQPEVFEPRTVVASLEEMIRRSVGPSIHVECSFSGNDPIRCDPNGLENALLNLAINARDAMPGGGTLKLQVRSCEINERSSSEKTLPAGPYVDISVMDSGTGISADILSRVFDPFFTTKRIGEGSGLGLSMIYGFVQQSGGQVKIQSSVGVGTTVTMYFPVVNQPPAGIKHTQSEETTSLQAGSNETILLVDDEAAIRQMASEFLSDTGYRVVEALDSVSALKHADKLGSIDLLLTDIGLPGTMNGISLAEEMKARYPQLKVLFITGFAEGESLVRVDATTRILTKPFSLNDLGQRVGSLLHAGDDGASLA